The Oxyura jamaicensis isolate SHBP4307 breed ruddy duck chromosome Z, BPBGC_Ojam_1.0, whole genome shotgun sequence genome window below encodes:
- the LRRC70 gene encoding leucine-rich repeat-containing protein 70, translating into MSEKDKDRDMCGLQSFPPCTGALPYLLNGFLLLLLQKEVLGCPAVCQLCTGRQVTCRNLGLSSIPRNFPRTAILVYLSGNNISHVIPNELTGLQKLAALYMDNSSISYVHPKAFVELPNLCYLHLDNNNIKRLDPGIFEGLSNLRYLYLQNNQIAFVSRGLFSDLLSVRYLTLQRNRLSVLGSGTFLGMISLQTLNLANNKISRISDSAFYHLENLIYLFLEGNNLTLVPSKAIGRLKNLEILSLSHNPIRSIHRFAFKGLNKLRYLSLKSVKLKEISANVFFGLNNLSQLVLSYNDLENINSSTFTLLNKLKYLQLDRNKITSIGDGTFEKMGQSLKILSLAFNNITELQPEVLKPLVSLTHLQVNYNPWNCSCKMLGLLNWLASSPISVKIHCQNPLSMRGRHLRYIRWTQFANCSSPTASPEAAWNLGSTEIHHSPTTLLMAWHKVHRQNTLEQFVNVDTKYGTSWEGATATSANPLPYEENAAEIPSQATTLSMLPVKIPARIIPVNRTVEGKGLFPTDAAPVSLETSVLCTQQVEKLNQAFDILLAFFILACAVILFLTYKIVWFRQKLKVLENSGEKRIEYYGFYQPGRYNITNPVQSLTENSVGHPELDQIRLLKRTASESQAQVILFEHSSL; encoded by the coding sequence ATGAGTGAGAAGGACAAAGACAGGGATATGTGTGGACTACAAAGTTTTCCACCCTGCACAGGAGCATTACCGTATCTCCTTaatggttttcttttgctgctccTCCAGAAGGAGGTACTTGGCTGTCCAGCTGTTTGCCAGCTCTGCACAGGGAGGCAAGTTACCTGTCGTAACTTGGGTCTTTCAAGCATCCCCCGGAACTTCCCCAGAACTGCAATTCTTGTATACCTCAGTGGGAATAATATATCACATGTCATTCCAAATGAATTAACAGGTCTTCAGAAGCTTGCTGCACTTTACATGGATAATTCCAGTATTTCATATGTACACCCAAAAGCTTTTGTGGAACTCCCTAATCTGTGCTACCTGCATCTAGATAACAATAATATTAAACGCCTGGATCCAGGAATCTTTGAAGGTCTTTCCAATCTTCGTTATTTATACCTTCAGAATAATCAAATAGCTTTTGTTTCCAGAGGATTATTTAGTGATCTCCTTTCTGTTAGATATTTAACACTTCAAAGAAACCGCCTCAGTGTCCTTGGAAGTGGAACTTTCTTGGGAATGATAAGTCTTCAAACGCTTAATCTAGCCAATAATAAGATTTCACGGATATCAGATTCAGCATTTTATCATCTTGAAAACCTTATATATTTGTTCCTTGAAGGTAACAATTTAACACTTGTGCCATCAAAAGCCATTGGAAGGCTCAAAAACCTTGAAATACTTTCTTTGTCTCACAATCCTATTAGGTCAATACACCGTTTTGCATTTAAAGGACTTAACAAGCTTAGGTATTTGTCTTTAAAGAGTGTAAAGCTAAAAGAGatttctgcaaatgttttttttggaTTAAATAATCTTAGTCAGTTGGTCTTAAGTTATAatgatttagaaaatataaattctaGCACTTTTACTTTATTGAACAAATTAAAGTATCTGCAGttagacagaaataaaataaccagTATTGGCGATGGTACCTTTGAAAAAATGGGACAATCACTTAAAATACTCAGTTTAGCATTTAATAATATTACAGAGTTGCAACCTGAAGTGCTCAAGCCCCTAGTGTCTTTAACTCATCTACAGGTAAACTACAACCCTTGGAACTGTAGCTGCAAAATGCTTGGGTTGCTGAATTGGCTGGCATCATCTcctatttctgttaaaattcaTTGTCAAAATCCCCTCAGTATGCGTGGCAGACATTTGCGTTACATAAGGTGGACTCAGTTTGCAAACTGCAGTAGCCCCACTGCCAGCCCAGAAGCAGCCTGGAATCTAGGATCTACAGAAATCCATCACAGCCCTACCACTTTGCTGATGGCATGGCATAAGGTACACAGGCAGAACACGTTGGAACAGTTTGTTAATGTGGATACAAAATACGGTACTTCCTGGGAAGGAGCTACAGCTACATCTGCTAACCCTTTGCCTTatgaagaaaatgctgctgaaattcCATCACAGGCAACTACATTATCAATGTTACCAGTAAAAATACCAGCACGGATTATACCTGTTAACAGAACTGTAGAAGGAAAAGGTTTATTTCCAACAGACGCTGCTCCTGTATCATTAGAAACATCTGTACTTTGTACACAACAGGTTGAAAAGCTGAATCAGGCTTTTGACATTTTGCTAGCCTTTTTCATTCTGGCTTGTGCTGTGATCCTGTTCCTAACCTATAAAATTGTTTGGTTTAGACAGAAACTAAAAGTGCTGGAAAACTCAGGGGAAAAGAGAATAGAATATTACGGTTTTTATCAGCCTGGCAGGTACAACATAACTAACCCAGTGCAGTCTTTAACTGAGAATTCAGTGGGACATCCAGAACTGGACCAAATTAGGTTGCTCAAGCGAACAGCATCAGAAAGTCAGGCACAGGTCATACTGTTTGAACATTCATCATTGTAA